One Hemibagrus wyckioides isolate EC202008001 linkage group LG07, SWU_Hwy_1.0, whole genome shotgun sequence DNA segment encodes these proteins:
- the LOC131356707 gene encoding tripartite motif-containing protein 16-like translates to MIAECSEKLKMTSNTRFLECDSCTERKSKAIKSCLVCLASFCETHLQPHYKSPAFKKHKLVEASSRLQEQICFQHDKLLEVYCRTDQRCICALCMLDRHKGHDTVSAAEGRAEKQGRVAEMYRESQQRIKYRENKLEELRKAVRSHKCSAQAAIEESDRIFTELIKSIVKTHHEATALIRAQEKAAVSRAEGVMKQLEQEMVELKRRNAELEELLYTDDPVQFLQIFQFASAPLVSSDVPTIVLNSSHPFNSVVQSVSQLKEKLEESCKEDFENISSQVTDVQIVLSDEQKTREEFLRYFCQFTLDPNTVNRHLRLSDRNTVVTCSETTQPYPDHLERFDHYWQVLCRESVCGRCYWEVDWSGHDGVSIAASYKDISRKGRFSEGVFGSSDQSWRLLCTPACYSFYHRCKEIKLPVIPSSSRIGVYVDHKAGTLSFYSVSDTMKLLHRVHTTFTQPLYPGFLVCKGSTIRLLTA, encoded by the exons ATGATTGCTGAATGTTCAGAGAAGTTGAAGATGACATCGAACACCAGATTTCTGGAGTGTGATTCCTGCACTGAGAGAAAATCCAAAGCCATCAAGTCCTGCCTGGTGTGTCTGGCCTCTTTCTGTGAAACTCATCTCCAGCCTCACTATAAATCTCCTGCCTTTAAGAAGCACAAGCTGGTCGAAGCCTCCAGCCGACTCCAGGAGCAGATCTGCTTTCAGCATGACAAACTGCTGGAGGTTTACTGTCGCACTGACCAGAGGTGTAtctgtgctttgtgtatgtTAGATAGACATAAAGGACATGATACAGTATCAGCTGCAGAAGGACGAGCTGAGAAACAG GGGCGGGTGGCAGAGATGTACAGAGAATCCCAGCAGAGAATCAAGTACAGGGAGAATAAGCTGGAGGAGCTGAGGAAGGCTGTGAGATCTCACAAG TGCTCTGCACAGGCAGCCATAGAGGAAAGCGACAGGATCTTCACTGAGCTGATCAAATCCATCGTGAAGACACATCATGAGGCGACGGCgctgatcagagctcaggagaaagCTGCAGTGAGTCGAGCTGAAGGAGTCATGAAGCAGCTGGAGCAGGAGATGGTAGAGCTGAAGAGGAGAAATGCTGAGCTGGAGGAGCTTTTATACACAGATGATCCTGTCCAGTTCCTCCAG ATTTTCCAGTTTGCCTCGGCGCCTCTGGTATCCTCAGACGTTCCCACCATCGTACTCAACTCCTCCCACCCCTTCAACAGTGTCGTACAGTCTGTGTCTCAGCTGAAAGAGAAACTGGAAGAATCCTGTAAAGAGGACTTTGAGAACATATCCAGTCAAG TAACGGATGTCCAGATTGTTCTCTCAGACGAGCAAAAAACCAGAGAAGAGTTTCTAAGAT atttctgtcagttcacactGGATCCCAACACAGTGAATAGACACCTCCGTCTGTCTGATAGGAACACAGTGGTGACCTGCAGTGAAACAACACAACCGTATCCCGATCACCTCGAGAGATTCGACCATTACTGGCAGGTGTtgtgtagagagagtgtgtgtggacgctgttactgggaaGTGGACTGGAGCGGACACGATGGCGTCTCCATAGCGGCgtcatataaagacatcagcaggaaaggacGCTTTTCTGAGGGAGTTTTTGGATCCAGCGATCAGTCCTGGAGATTGCTGTGCACTCCGGCCTGCTACTCCTTCTATCACAGATGTAAAGAGATTAAACTCCCTGTCATTCCCAGTTCCTCTAGaataggagtgtatgtggatcacaaggcaggaactctgtccttctacagcgtctcagacaccatgaagctcctccacagagttcacaccacattcactcagcctctatacCCCGGCTTTCTGGTGTGTAAAGGATCGACCATCAGACTCCTAACTGCTTAA